A region from the Desulfovibrio sp. Huiquan2017 genome encodes:
- a CDS encoding nitrogen fixation protein NifH, producing the protein MIKVAIYGKGGIGKSTVTSGISAALGLQGYNVMQVGCDPKTDSTINLLGGTPPPPILQYLQEQGRPETLDAIVRRGFGGVACMEVGGPTPGVGCFGRGMLTAFELLDEMGAYDTYKPDVVLYDILADIVCGGIAVPMREGFADKVCIVTSGEKMALLAARNIILALRNFADRNYAELGGLILNCRDMADEVERVEEFAHNMDTEVIGVIPRDTVIHQFEEDGRTIVEGDRTLPTSGRFFDLARTIVNFAEERNAA; encoded by the coding sequence TTGATCAAGGTAGCGATTTACGGCAAGGGCGGCATCGGCAAGTCCACGGTGACTTCCGGGATTTCCGCCGCCCTGGGCCTTCAAGGATACAACGTCATGCAGGTGGGCTGCGATCCCAAGACCGATTCCACCATCAACCTGCTCGGCGGCACCCCGCCGCCGCCCATCCTGCAATACCTCCAGGAGCAAGGCCGGCCGGAGACCCTGGACGCCATCGTGCGGCGCGGCTTCGGCGGGGTGGCCTGCATGGAAGTGGGCGGTCCCACGCCCGGCGTGGGCTGTTTCGGCCGAGGCATGCTCACGGCCTTCGAATTGCTCGACGAGATGGGGGCCTACGACACTTACAAGCCGGATGTGGTCCTCTACGACATCCTGGCCGACATCGTCTGCGGCGGCATCGCCGTGCCCATGCGCGAGGGGTTCGCGGACAAGGTCTGCATCGTCACCTCGGGTGAGAAGATGGCCTTGCTGGCCGCCCGGAACATCATCCTGGCCCTGCGCAACTTCGCGGACCGCAACTACGCCGAGCTGGGCGGCCTGATCCTCAACTGCCGTGACATGGCCGACGAAGTGGAGCGGGTCGAGGAGTTCGCTCACAATATGGACACCGAGGTCATCGGCGTGATTCCGCGCGACACGGTCATCCATCAGTTTGAGGAAGATGGCAGGACCATCGTGGAAGGCGACCGGACCCTGCCGACCTCGGGGCGGTTCTTCGACCTGGCCCGGACCATCGTCAATTTCGCCGAAGAACGCAACGCAGCCTGA